The genomic region GCCCTGGCAGAGGGCAACATCGACGCCTTCTTCTGGTCCGGAGGCTTGCCCACGGGGGCCATCACCGAACTCGCCGCAGGCCTGGCCCGCAAGGGGCAGCGCATCTACCTGGTGCCCCTGGACCCCAAGAGCACCGTGGTCCAGACCTTCCAAAGGCGCTTTCCTGGCCTGGCAGGCCCCGGGGTGATCCCTAAGGCCACCTACGGCGCCCGCGCCGACACCCCCACCCTCACCTTCTGGAACCTCTTCGTCTGCCCAGAAAGCCTCCCGGCAGAAGCCGCCTACGCCCTCACCAAGGCCACCTTTGAGAACCTCACCACCCTGCGCCAGGCGGTGGCCGCCGCTCGGGATACCACCCTGGAGAACGCGGTGCGCTTCGTGGGGGGCACCATCCCCTACCACGAGGGGGCCCTGCGCTATTTCCGGGAGGTGGGGGCCCTGCGGTGAGGCCCCTCCTCGGGGGGGAACGGACCTCCCCTTGGGGGAAAGGCCCCTGGACCTGGGCAAGGGGCCCTAGCCGGCGGTGAGGGCGCGGGCTTCCCTACCCGAAGCGGCCCGGCTCCTCCTCGGGAGCTGGGCCTTTTGGCTCCTGCTGGCCCTCCTGGCCCTGGCCCGGGTGGTGGAGGTGGAGGGGGAGGGAAAACGCCACCTCCTCCTCCTCACCCCCTGGGACAGGGGACGGGTGGAGTTTGTGCACTCGGTGACGGGGAGGCCCGTGCTGCTGGAGTTCGGCCTCCCCTGGCGGTTTGCTGGTTTTCGCGCCTACGCCGATCCGGAAACGGAAGCCTACTACACCGGGGGGGAGTACGCCTGGAACCAGGCCCTGGCGGGGCAGAGGCACCGGGTCCTGGCCTATTGCTCGGAGGTGGGGGTCGTCCTGTACCTGGGGGGCGCCTGGTTCCGCGCCCAAGGGGGATGCCTGCGGGCCCGGCTCCTCTGGCCCCCCTAGCGCAGGACCTGGGGCACCACCTTCAGGGTGAGGGTGCGGCCCTGGCGCCAGACCTCGAGGCTCACGGCCTCTCCCGACTTCTTGCTGTAGAGCACCTGCCGGAGCTGGGCGATGGAGGAAAGAGGCACCCCATCGGCCTTCAGGAGCACATCCCCATCCACCCCCACCTGCAAGGCCTCACCCGTGGGAAGCTGGATGTAGGCAAAACGGCTTGGAGCCCTTAAGCCCGCCCGGGCAGCCGGGCTATTCCTCTCCACCTCCTGCACCATGAGACCAGAGGCGGGAAGCCCGTACTGCTGGCGTAGCCTTTCCGGGTAAACGGAAAGGGGAATAAGGGAAACGCCAAGCCGGGGCCGGTTTCGAATGATCTCCTCGGCGGTGAGGGTCTTGCCCGCCTTTAGCTCCGGAAGGTACTGCTTCACCAGGTTGATGGGCAGGGCAAACCCCACCCCGGCGAACTGGGCGGCCCCGAACTGGCCCGTGGGGGTGAGGATGGCGGTGTTGATGCCGATCACCTCCCCCCGGGAGTTGAGAAGGGGCCCCCCGGAGTTGCCCGGGTTGATGGCGGCGTCCGTCTGGATCACCTGGGGGACCAGGCCGGACTCGTCCCCGATGGCCCCGGGGTTTTCCCGGATGGCGGAGACGATCCCCTGGGTTACGGTGAACTCCAAGCCAAAGGGGTTCCCCATGGCGATGGCCTTCTGCCCCACCCTTATGCGGTCGGAATCCCCCAAGACCAGGGGCACCAGCTTTTCCTTGGGGGCCTCCACCTTGAGAAGGGCCAGATCCAAAGGCGGGGCCGCCCCCACCAGGCGGGCACGGTACTCCTTGGGGTCGCCGTGGAACTTCACCGTGATCTGGCTCGCTCCCGCCACCACGTGATGGTTGGTGAGGATATGCCCCTCCTTATCGATCACGAAGCCGGAACCTGTCCCCTCTTGCGGGGGCATTTGCAAAAATGGAGCAAAAAACTCAAATCCAGGGGGAAGCTGGACCCTTTGGGGACGGGTCACCACCCCCACGTAGACCACCCCGTCGCCGTACTTCTCCACGATCTCCACGGTGTTGCGCTCATACTCCAAAAGCCCTGCTTCGGCAGGTAGAGGAGCAGGCTGGGAGCGCTGGGTCTGGCCGTTGCTCAACCCCCACCAGAGCACAGCCCCCGCCATCAGGGAAAGCACCAGAAAACCCAAGAAAGAACGGGCAAGGTTCATGCGCCACCTCCTGGTCCCACCCTACGCCTTTCCGGTTAGTCTGAGATTAAACAAAGACCACGGTTTTGTTCCCGTGGACCAGGATGCGGTCCTCGAGGTGCCAGCGTACGGCTCGGGCCAGGACCGTGCGCTCCAGCTCCCGCCCGAGCCTCCGCATCTCCGCCACGGAGTGGCGGTGGGATACCCTCACCACGTCCTGCTCGATGATGGGTCCTGCATCCAGCTCCTCTGTCACGTAGTGGGCGGTGGCCCCGATGATCTTCACCCCCCGCTCGTGGGCCTGGCGGTAGGGATCGGCCCCGGCGAAGGCCGGCAGGAAGGAATGGTGGATGTTGATGATGCGCATGGGGTAGCGGGCCACGAAACCAGGGGATAGGATCTGCATGTAGCGGGCCAAAACCACCAGCTCCACCCTTTCCTCTTCCAGAAGGGCCAGGATCCTTTCCTCCGCCTCCTCCTTCCTTCCCTTTTCCACCGGCACGTGGTGGTAGGGGATGCCGAAGCGCTCCACCTCCTCCTGGTGGTGGGGGTGGTTGGAGATCACCAGGCGCAGGTCCATGGGCAACTCCCCCACCCGGTAGCGCCAGAGGAGCTCCAAGAGGGCGTGGGCCGGCTTGGAGACCAGGATGGCCACCCGCTTCCTTTCCGAGGCGTAAGCCAAGCGCCACTCCATCTGGAAGCGGCCCGCCACCACGTCCTGGAAGGCCCTTTCCAGGGCCGGGCGGGAAAGGTCCAGGTGGGGGGTGGTGAAGGCCAAGCGCATGAAGAAGGTCCCGCCCTCGGGATCGGTGGAATACTGCTGCAAATCGGTGATGTTGGCCCCATGGGCGTACAGGAACCCGGAAACCGCAGCCACGATCCCGGGCCGGTCCGGGCAGGTGATGAGGAGCCGCGCCTCTTCCATAGGCGCTACTATATCCCCATGGACTGGCGAACCACCGACCTATCGGACGCCCATCCCGAGGCGGAAACCCTGCCCATGGTCTTTAGAAGCTTCGGCGGCAGGTCCCGCTTCCAAGGGCGGGTGCGGACCCTGAAGGTCTTGGAGGACAACGCCCTGGTGCGCAGGGTATTGGAGCAAGGGGGCCAGGGCCAGGTGCTGGTGGTGGATGGGGGAGGCTCCCTGAAGACTGCCCTTCTGGGGGGCAACCTGGCCCGGCTGGCCTGGGAGCGAGGCTGGGCCGGGGTGGTGGTCCACGGGGCGGTGCGGGACACAGCGGAACTCAAGGAGGTGCCCATCGGCCTCCTGGCCCTTACCGCCACCCCCCGCAAAAGCGCCAAGGAGGGTAAGGGGGAGGTGGACGTGCCCCTCAGCCTCTTTGGGGCCCGGGTGCTTCCGGGAAGCTATCTTCTTGCCGACGAGGACGGGCTTCTTCTCCTGCCCGCGCCCCCGAGCGGCGGCCAAAGCGCCGAATGAGGTCTTCCTCCTTAAGGGCCAACAGGGTGGGCCGGCCGTGAGGGCAGACCCAGGGGGTTTGGCACCGGAGGAGGGCATCCAGGAGGGCCTGGCCCTCGGCCCGGGACAGG from Thermus tengchongensis harbors:
- a CDS encoding S1C family serine protease, yielding MNLARSFLGFLVLSLMAGAVLWWGLSNGQTQRSQPAPLPAEAGLLEYERNTVEIVEKYGDGVVYVGVVTRPQRVQLPPGFEFFAPFLQMPPQEGTGSGFVIDKEGHILTNHHVVAGASQITVKFHGDPKEYRARLVGAAPPLDLALLKVEAPKEKLVPLVLGDSDRIRVGQKAIAMGNPFGLEFTVTQGIVSAIRENPGAIGDESGLVPQVIQTDAAINPGNSGGPLLNSRGEVIGINTAILTPTGQFGAAQFAGVGFALPINLVKQYLPELKAGKTLTAEEIIRNRPRLGVSLIPLSVYPERLRQQYGLPASGLMVQEVERNSPAARAGLRAPSRFAYIQLPTGEALQVGVDGDVLLKADGVPLSSIAQLRQVLYSKKSGEAVSLEVWRQGRTLTLKVVPQVLR
- the rraA gene encoding ribonuclease E activity regulator RraA yields the protein MDWRTTDLSDAHPEAETLPMVFRSFGGRSRFQGRVRTLKVLEDNALVRRVLEQGGQGQVLVVDGGGSLKTALLGGNLARLAWERGWAGVVVHGAVRDTAELKEVPIGLLALTATPRKSAKEGKGEVDVPLSLFGARVLPGSYLLADEDGLLLLPAPPSGGQSAE
- the purU gene encoding formyltetrahydrofolate deformylase, producing the protein MEEARLLITCPDRPGIVAAVSGFLYAHGANITDLQQYSTDPEGGTFFMRLAFTTPHLDLSRPALERAFQDVVAGRFQMEWRLAYASERKRVAILVSKPAHALLELLWRYRVGELPMDLRLVISNHPHHQEEVERFGIPYHHVPVEKGRKEEAEERILALLEEERVELVVLARYMQILSPGFVARYPMRIINIHHSFLPAFAGADPYRQAHERGVKIIGATAHYVTEELDAGPIIEQDVVRVSHRHSVAEMRRLGRELERTVLARAVRWHLEDRILVHGNKTVVFV